A window from Rhea pennata isolate bPtePen1 chromosome 1, bPtePen1.pri, whole genome shotgun sequence encodes these proteins:
- the SOWAHC gene encoding ankyrin repeat domain-containing protein SOWAHC, translated as MAELRQESVVQFLAARGGRAPNAELVEHFRGWLSPPEPARRAAARRRFKELVNAVATVRQEPGTGAKYVQLRRRYCPAEPAGAVTPAEQAAAGGSAGRPSPPPSPPAGAEEPPPPPPPPPPPGSDAGGRPQPGAAAGGGRRRGARRGPPAGRGGGEAAVAAAEEEPAAASGGGCRGAGTPRGGRRSLRELPRGGSPQAKRGGPGPGGPRGARGGGESDSASVASSSAEEEAGAGAVALDPLEHAWMLSASDGRWESLEGLLSCEPALLCKRDFVTGFTVLHWAAKHGRQELLAMLVNFAQRHRLPVDINARTSGGYTALHLAAMHGRTEVVKLLVGAYDADVDIRDYSGRKAAQYLHQGTPGDMRSLVGALDEEDEEEEEEGAAGNGSGRWRLSKVLPSNLMSYRLSHHHHHHHSTGEEAEGTEGAAVPGKGKEMTRKASGSGRMKPRLNKIRFRTQIIHNTFRGDAEEEEQEEKSLKASFKLRPKSNVFG; from the coding sequence ATGGCGGAGCTGCGCCAGGAGTCGGTGGTGCAGTTcctggcggcgcggggcgggcgggcgcccaACGCGGAGCTGGTGGAGCATTTCCGGGGCTGGCTCAGCCCCCCGgagcccgcccgccgcgccgccgcccgccgccgcttcAAGGAGCTCGTCAACGCCGTGGCCACCGTGCGCCAGGAGCCCGGCACCGGCGCCAAGTACGTGCAGCTCCGCCGCCGGTACTGCCCCGCGGAGCCCGCCGGCGCCGTGACCCCCGCggagcaggcggcggcggggggcagcgcggggcggccgagcccgccgccctccccgccggcgggcgctgaggagccgccgccgccgccgccgccgccgccgccgccgggcagcgatgccggcggccgcccccagccaggcgcggcggcgggcggcgggcggcggcggggggcgcggcgggggccgccggccgggcgcggcggcggggaggcggcggtaGCGGCGGCCGAggaggagccggcggcggcgtcGGGGGGCGGGTGCCGGGGCGCGGGGacgccgcggggcggccgcaggAGCCTGCGGGAGCTGCCGCGGGGCGGCTCGCCCCAGGCGaagcgcggcggccccggccccggcgggccgcggggggcccgcggcggcggcgagtCGGACAGCGCCTCGGTGGCCTCGTCGTCGGCCGAGGAGGAGGCGGGGGCGGGCGCCGTGGCGCTGGACCCGCTGGAGCACGCCTGGATGCTGTCGGCCTCGGACGGGCGGTGGGAGAGCCTGGAGGGGCTGCTGAGCTGCGAGCCGGCGCTGCTCTGCAAGCGGGACTTCGTCACCGGCTTCACGGTGCTGCACTGGGCCGCCAAGCACGGgcggcaggagctgctggccaTGCTCGTCAACTTCGCCCAGCGGCACCGGCTGCCCGTGGACATCAACGCCCGCACCAGCGGCGGCTACACGGCGCTGCACCTCGCCGCCATGCACGGGCGCACCGAGGTGGTGAAGCTCCTGGTGGGCGCCTACGACGCCGATGTGGACATTCGCGACTACAGCGGGCGCAAGGCCGCCCAGTACCTGCACCAGGGCACCCCGGGGGACATGCGGAGCCTCGTGGGGGCCCTGGACGAGGAGgacgaggaagaggaggaggaaggggccGCTGGCAATGGGAGCGGGCGCTGGAGGCTCTCCAAAGTGTTGCCCTCCAACCTCATGAGCTACCGGCTCtcccaccaccatcaccaccaccacagcacAGGGGAGGAGGCCGAGGGCACTGAAGGGGCAGCGGTGCCAGGCAAGGGCAAGGAGATGACCAGGAAAGCCTCTGGTAGCGGGCGGATGAAGCCTCGGCTTAATAAGATCCGCTTCAGGACTCAGATCATCCACAACACCTTCCGAGGTGAcgccgaggaggaggagcaggaggagaagtCCCTGAAAGCATCATTCAAGCTCAGGCCGAAGTCCAATGTCTTTGGATAA